Below is a window of Shinella sp. PSBB067 DNA.
GCCGAGCGCGCCCGGCGGCTTGGTGAGCTGCGAATCCCGCTCGCGCGCGGCCACCAGTGCCGCCGAATCGGGGCCGGGCAGGTTGCGCAGCAATTCACGGAAGTCATCGAACGGCAGGCCGCTGGCACTCATCTTGGGGAATTCCTTGCTTTGGGCTTTCAAAGGCGGATGTTTGGTGTCTCCTAATAGAGCGAGGGCGCGAGTCCGACAACCGCATTTGCGGCGGCCCGCGTCGCCTTTCGCGGCAAGGCGGCGGTTCCCGCGAACCGTCCACAGCAGGGGCCACACAGTGACGACCATCCGGAACTTCATCGACGACACGGCGCGCTCAGTCGCCTTCCTCTCGCGCCTGCCGATGCCGCAGCGCCATTTCATCGGCTATGACGGCCGTCTCTCCCGCGCCGTGCGCGCCTTCCCCCTCGCCGGCGTGCTGATCGTGCTTCCCGCCGCCGCTCTTGCCGCCATCCTCTCGGCGTTCCACGCCCCGCCCATGCTCCTCGCCTTCGCGACGCTCGCCCTTCAGGTGCTCCTCACCGGCGCGCTGCACGAGGACGGGCTTTCCGACGCCGCCGACGGCATCGGCGGCGGGCGGGATCGCGACAGCGCGCTCGCCATCATGAAGGACAGCCGCGTCGGCTCCTACGGCGTCGTGGCGCTCGTCCTCTCCTTCGGCCTGCGCGCCGCCGCCATCGCCGCGCTCGCGGCCGTCCTCACGCCCTCCGGCCTCGGCATGGCGCTGCTTGCCGTCGCCGCGATGAGCCGCACCGCCATGGTCTGGCACTGGTCGCTGCTGCCGCCGGCCCGCCGCGACGGCGTCGCCGCCTCGGTCGGCGAGCCGGACAGCGGCGCGACCACCGTCGCGCTGGCAGGCGGCATCGCCATCGCCGCGCTCCTCCTCCTGCCGCACGGCACCATCCTTTCTTTCGCCCTCGCGCTGGCCGCCGCCGTCATCACCGTCCTCGCCTTCAACCGCATCGCGCTCGGCAAGATCGGCGGCCATACCGGCGACACGATCGGCGCCACGCAGCAACTCGCGGAAATGTCAGTGCTGTTCGCCCTTGCCTTGGCGCTTTGAGCCGCCGATATAGAAAGGGTTATCGTCTGGAGCCGCGATGGAATCGCCCTGCATTCTCGTCTGTTCGATCGACATGGTGACCGGCTACTGCTTCGGCTGCGGCCGCACGCGCGAGGAAATCGGCGGCTGGACGCTCTACACCGACGAGCAGCGCCGCGCCATCATGGCCGGGCTGCCGGCGCGGCTCGCCACCGTCGAGCGCAAGCCGCGCCGCGAGACGCGCCGGACCCGCATGGCGCGGGAGCGCAGCGAGACATGAGGCTCTATATCCTTCTCGGCATCCTCGCCGCCGGCCTTGCCCTTCTCATCCTCAACCACGACAGCGGCCGCACGCTCGGCATCGCCAACGACGATTTCGGCCGGCTCGTCTCGCTCACGGCCATCGGCACGATGCTCGCCGCCGGCATTCTCGCCGGTCGCCGGCAATGGGGCGACAGCCTGCGCCAGGCCGCGATCTGGCTGGTGATCATCCTGGCGCTCGCCACGGGCTATCTCTACCGCTTCGACCTCCAGGCCGTCGGCAACCGGCTGACCGCCGGCCTCATCCCCGGCCGCGCCGTGGTGACGACGAATGCCGGGGGCGAGCAGATCCTCGTCATCCACAAGGGCGTGTCCGGCCATTTCGAGGCGGATGTCAGCATCGACGGCGTGCCGCTGCGCATGCTGGTCGATACCGGCGCAAGCTCGGTGGTGCTGTCCTACGAGGACGCGCTCCGCCTCGGCATCGACCCGGCCAACCTCGTCTTCTCCATCGAGGTCTCCACCGCCAACGGCCGGGCGCTCGCCGCCCCCGTCACGCTGCGCCAGGTCGCCATCGGCCCCATCCTGCGCGGCACGATCCGCGGCATGGTCACCGAGCGCGGCCGGCTCGACCAGAGCCTCCTCGGCATGAGCTTCCTCGAAACCCTCGGCTCCATCGAGATCACACGCGACGAATTGCGGCTGAAGGACTGACGTTTCGTTGCAAAGGAAAACGGGGCGGACGGTTGCCGCCCCGCTCCACGCCCATCAGATCGGCTGCCCCACATCGATGCGGTTGCCGTCCGGATCCTCGAACACGAAGGCCCTGAGGCCGTAGTCCTTGTCCTGAAGGCGCTTGATGATCCTCAGGCCATGGCGCTGGCACAGGGCATGCAGCGCATCGGCATCGTCCACCATCAGATGGACGACGTTGAAATTCGCCGCCTCGTGCGAGGGCTGCAAGGTGAGGTGCAGCTCCCCCGCATCGCGCTTCAGGATCATGAAGCCGACGGGATTTCCGTTCTCGAAGACTTTCGTGAAACCGAGAACGCGCGTGTAGAAGTCATGGGCCTTGCCCATGTCCCTGACCGGCAGCATGGCCGCTATCCGTCCGAAACGGACACCGTGATCGGCGATGTCGTTCATCGCAGAACCTCCGTTTGCAACGGCGCGACACCGTGCCGGACAGTGCCGGCGAAAGGTGCGCCCGTTGATGTTTGGGTCAGCAGGACGGTGCCCACGATGTCGAGACTAGCGCGACCGGAACCGCAAGGAAACCGGGAGGAGGATCAGTTCTTCAGCTTGTAGCCGGTCTTGAAGATCCAGGCGGTAATCGACAGGCAGGCCAGAAGGAAGCCGAGCACGATCACGAGGCTGACGATCGGATTGACGTCGGCGATCTCGTAGAAGCTCCAGCGGAAACCGGAGACGAGGTAGAGCACCGGGTTGAAGTGGCTGACGGTCTGCCAGAAGGGCGGCAGCATCTCGATGGAATAGAAGCTGCCGCCGAGGAAGACCAGCGGCGGGACGATCAGCATCGGGAAGAGGTTGAGCTGCTCGAAATCCTTCGCCCAGATGCCGATCATGAAGCCGAACAGCGAGAAGCTCACCGCCGTCAGCACGAAGAACAGCACCATCATGAAGGGATGCTTGATCGATATGTCGACGAAGAGCGAAGCCGTGATGAGGATGATCGTGCCGACGATCAGCCCCTTGGTCGCCGCCGCCCCGACATAGCCGATGACGATCTCGATCATCGAGATCGGCGAGGACAGGATCTCGTAGATCGTGCCGGTGAATTTCGGGAAGTAGATGCCGAAGGAGCCGTTGCCGATGCACTGGTTGAGCAGCGTCAGCATGATGAGGCCGGGCGCGATGAAGGCACCGTAGGACACGCCCCCCACCTCCTGCATGCGCGAGCCGATCGCCGCGCCGAAGACGATGAAATAGAGCGACGTGGTGATGACCGGCGACACGACGCTCTGCAGCAGCGTGCGGCGCGTGCGCGCCATCTCGAATGCGTAGATGGACCTGATCGCCTCGAAGTTCATTTGCCGGCTCCCACCAGTTCCACGAAGATGTCCTCCAGCGAGCTCTGCTCGGTGGAAATGTCCCGGACCCTCAGCCCCGCGTGCGACAGGGCGGACAGCAGCGAGGCGATGCCCGTGCGCTCGCCCGAGGCGTTGAATTCATAGATGAGCCGCGCGCCCTCGTCCGCCAGTGTCAGGCGGAAGGGCGACAGCGTATCGGGAATGGCCTCGACCGGCTCGGCGAGCTCGACGGTCATCTGCTTGCGCCCCAGCTTGGCCATCAGCGCCTTCTTGTCCTCCACCAGCAGGATCTGCCCGTGGTTGATGACGCCGATGCGGTCCGCGATCTCCTCGGCCTCCTCGATATAGTGCGTCGTCAGGATGATCGTGACGCCGGCGGCGCGCAGGCGAGCGACGAGCTGCCACATGTCCTTGCGCAGCGACACGTCCACGCCCGCCGTCGGCTCGTCGAGGAACAGCACCTTCGGCTCGTATGAGAGCGCCTTGGCGATCAGCACGCGCCGCCGCATGCCGCCGGAAAGGTGGCGCAGCATCGTGTCCTTCTTGTCGAAGAGCGACAGGTCCTTCAGGATGCGCTCGATCAGCGCCGGGTCCGGCTTGCGGCCATGCAGGCCGCGCGAGAAGGCGACCGTGTTCCACACCGTCTCGAAGGAATCGAGCGTCAGCTCCTGCGGCACGAGGCCGATGATGGAGCGCGTCTCGCGATAGTCGCGCAGGATGTCGTGGCCCGCCACGGTCACGGTGCCCCCGCTCGGCGTGACGATGCCGCAGATGATCGAGATCATCGTCGTCTTGCCGGCGCCGTTCGGCCCGAGCAGCGCGAGGATCTCGCCCTCCTCGATGTCGAGATCGACGCCCTTGAGCGCCTGGAACCCCGAGGCATAGCTCTTGGTGAGATTGCGAATGGAAACGATGGGCGCCATGGGAGGGTCCGGAAAGAGGATATTCATGCGGAAGGACACCCTATATGGCGTGTCCTTCATCAATTTTCACCCGTGCCGCGGAAAAAATTCGCGCTGATGGCGACGGGCGGAAGGCGCGGCGCGAAACCCGGAAAGCCCGCATTCGCAAAACCTTCATGGACCGGCGGCGCCGCCGTCATCAAACCGTGATCTATCTCGGCGATGGTCTGCGCAAGGCCGACGGAAACGGGCTGCGCCCCACGCATCCCGTCGCTCCCCTGTCCCATGCAGCGGCCTTGCTCCCCAACCCCGGGAGCCTCCGGCGGCCCCATCCGCCCGCTTCCCACCGTGGAAGCCTCGCCTGCATCCTCGCCGGTCCCCTCGGCGCGGGTGGCGGAACGTGACAGTTCCAGGCAGTCGCCCTGCGCGCTGCCGCCCCCTTCGACCGGCGTCCCGCCGGTCTTTTTTTGCCCGCCGGAGACATGCCGCTTCAACCGGCCGACGCATGGGTGAACACCGCAAGCTGATCGGCGAAGGCGCGCTTGTAGGCGGGCCGGGCCTCGCCCCGGGCGATATAGGCCACCAGGTTCGGGAATTGCTGCAGCAGGCTGGAACGCTCCAGCCGGCGCAGCACCGTCACCATCATCAGATCGCCGGCGCTGAACGCCCCGTCCAGCCACTCGCCATCGCCGAGCCGGCGGGAGAGCTCGTCGAGCCGCGTGCGGACGCGCTTGTCGAGGAGCGGCTGGCGCTCGGCATACCAGGGCTCGTCGCGCTCGAACAGGAACGCCATCGCGTTCTCGACGATCGGCGGCTCCACCGTGCTCAGCGCCGAGAACATCCACATGATCGCGCGCGCCCTCGCATCGGCACCCTCGGGCAGCAGGCCTGGATGACGCTCGGCGATGTGCAGCACGATCGCCCCGGATTCGAACAGGGCGAGACCGCCCTCCTCGTAGGTCGGGATCTGCCCGAAAGGATGAATCGAGAGATGCGCGGGCGCCTTCAGCGCGTCGAAGGAAACGAGGCGGACCTCATAGGGTTGTCCGACCTCCTCGAGCGCCCAGCGGACGCGCATGTCCCGTGCCAGCCCCCTGCCGCGGTCGGGCGAGTTTTCGAATGCGGTAATCGTGATCGTCATCGCGGCCTCCATCGCTTGCCGTCTTGAAGACGCACTACCGGACGCGATCCCGACATCGGGACTGAAAAATGATCACGACCCTAAAGGCTGCAATGCCGGTAACCCGATTTGCGCGCGCGCAGGTCGAAGTGGAAATGATCCTTGTGGAAGCGGTCGCTTCCCGGCCCGAGCACCGTCGAGAAATACTTGCAGCTGTCGCCGCGCACCGATTTCAGCAGTCCCTTCTCGCGGAAGGCGAAGAAGCCCTTCCTCTCGATGGCGATGGCCTTGCCGGAGGTCAGCACGATCTTGCCGACGTCGATGGCGTTGCCCTTGGCGTGTTCCGACATCGCCGCGCCGCGCTGCGAGTTCATGGTGCGGCAGGAATAGGAGGACATCTGGTGGATGGCCGAGACGCCCGAGAGGTAGCGCATGCGCGTCGAGGGCACGAGTTCCTGCTTGACCCAGCGCGCGAAGGCCTCGGTGATCTGGCAGTTGACCTGCGCGGCCGGCTTGATCTGGATGCCGCCGGAAAGGCCCGAGAGCTCCACCGGCCATTCGATGCCGCAGGAGCGGCCGCGCGAGATGCGCGGCACGTCGCGGAATTTCACGCCGAGCTTCTGCAGCCGCTGCCGGCAGGCCCGCTCGGAAGCGGGCATGCCGCCCATCGCCTCCGGCATCTGCGTGGGATCGCTCATCCGCGGCAGGAAGGCGACCTGCTCGCCGTCGCCCGCCTGCCGGCGGCGCGTCGTCGCCTTGTCCGGCACGCGAAGGTATCCGCCGCCCTCGGCTTCCGCGCCCGCATCGGACATCGGGATCGCGCCCGGCTGGCCGAGCTGCTGCGGCATGTCCGTGCCGATGCCGTCGACGACGACCTGCGTGGCATTGCCTTCGGCGATCTCGCCGGCCTGCGCCTCGGCAAGGCCCTGGACGCGCCCGACACCGAGCCCGTCGTCCATGTTCACGCCGCCGTCGGGAATGGCGAGCACGCCGGAGGAAGCCTGCACCGGCGCAGTCACGCCCATCGCCTCGTCGCTGTCGATCATCGGCAGGCGCCTGTTCTGCCGCGCAGGCGCCGCCATTTCGCTCCCGCCGCCCGCACCGCCGACGCCGACCGCCGGGGTGACGGCGCCGACGCCGAGCCCGTCGATATCGTCGGGCGGGCTCATACCGCCGGAACAGGCAGCCAGAATCGCCGGGACAAGAAGCAGACCGAGCGGCCTTCGCAGACGAGAAACAAACGCAATACCCATGGTCACATCCGCCCGGCGCCCGCCTCCGCCCGATGCGGAGGTCCCGGTTGCACACAGTCCTGTCCGGCGATGGTGCAGGCCGCTTTTGTCCGCATTCGGACGGCGATGCCTGAAAACCGGACCGCAGGCCGACATGCCTGCTTTCATGGAGGATTTTGTCGCAACAGGGTAAACGAAGCGTTCCCGGCGGAAACGAAAAACCCCGGCGCCATGGGCGCCGGGGCGAGCTGTCCGGAGATCGTCTTTTGGTTATGCAGCGCGGCGCCGGTGGTCCGCCGCTCCGGCCGTGTTCAGCCGGAAGTTCCCGAGCAACGCCTTGAGCTGCTCGCTTTCCTGGGTCAGCGTCCGG
It encodes the following:
- a CDS encoding adenosylcobinamide-GDP ribazoletransferase, with product MTTIRNFIDDTARSVAFLSRLPMPQRHFIGYDGRLSRAVRAFPLAGVLIVLPAAALAAILSAFHAPPMLLAFATLALQVLLTGALHEDGLSDAADGIGGGRDRDSALAIMKDSRVGSYGVVALVLSFGLRAAAIAALAAVLTPSGLGMALLAVAAMSRTAMVWHWSLLPPARRDGVAASVGEPDSGATTVALAGGIAIAALLLLPHGTILSFALALAAAVITVLAFNRIALGKIGGHTGDTIGATQQLAEMSVLFALALAL
- a CDS encoding DUF1289 domain-containing protein, with protein sequence MESPCILVCSIDMVTGYCFGCGRTREEIGGWTLYTDEQRRAIMAGLPARLATVERKPRRETRRTRMARERSET
- a CDS encoding TIGR02281 family clan AA aspartic protease, which codes for MRLYILLGILAAGLALLILNHDSGRTLGIANDDFGRLVSLTAIGTMLAAGILAGRRQWGDSLRQAAIWLVIILALATGYLYRFDLQAVGNRLTAGLIPGRAVVTTNAGGEQILVIHKGVSGHFEADVSIDGVPLRMLVDTGASSVVLSYEDALRLGIDPANLVFSIEVSTANGRALAAPVTLRQVAIGPILRGTIRGMVTERGRLDQSLLGMSFLETLGSIEITRDELRLKD
- a CDS encoding VOC family protein, which encodes MNDIADHGVRFGRIAAMLPVRDMGKAHDFYTRVLGFTKVFENGNPVGFMILKRDAGELHLTLQPSHEAANFNVVHLMVDDADALHALCQRHGLRIIKRLQDKDYGLRAFVFEDPDGNRIDVGQPI
- a CDS encoding ABC transporter permease, with the translated sequence MNFEAIRSIYAFEMARTRRTLLQSVVSPVITTSLYFIVFGAAIGSRMQEVGGVSYGAFIAPGLIMLTLLNQCIGNGSFGIYFPKFTGTIYEILSSPISMIEIVIGYVGAAATKGLIVGTIILITASLFVDISIKHPFMMVLFFVLTAVSFSLFGFMIGIWAKDFEQLNLFPMLIVPPLVFLGGSFYSIEMLPPFWQTVSHFNPVLYLVSGFRWSFYEIADVNPIVSLVIVLGFLLACLSITAWIFKTGYKLKN
- a CDS encoding ABC transporter ATP-binding protein is translated as MAPIVSIRNLTKSYASGFQALKGVDLDIEEGEILALLGPNGAGKTTMISIICGIVTPSGGTVTVAGHDILRDYRETRSIIGLVPQELTLDSFETVWNTVAFSRGLHGRKPDPALIERILKDLSLFDKKDTMLRHLSGGMRRRVLIAKALSYEPKVLFLDEPTAGVDVSLRKDMWQLVARLRAAGVTIILTTHYIEEAEEIADRIGVINHGQILLVEDKKALMAKLGRKQMTVELAEPVEAIPDTLSPFRLTLADEGARLIYEFNASGERTGIASLLSALSHAGLRVRDISTEQSSLEDIFVELVGAGK
- a CDS encoding glutathione S-transferase family protein gives rise to the protein MTITITAFENSPDRGRGLARDMRVRWALEEVGQPYEVRLVSFDALKAPAHLSIHPFGQIPTYEEGGLALFESGAIVLHIAERHPGLLPEGADARARAIMWMFSALSTVEPPIVENAMAFLFERDEPWYAERQPLLDKRVRTRLDELSRRLGDGEWLDGAFSAGDLMMVTVLRRLERSSLLQQFPNLVAYIARGEARPAYKRAFADQLAVFTHASAG
- a CDS encoding extensin family protein — encoded protein: MGIAFVSRLRRPLGLLLVPAILAACSGGMSPPDDIDGLGVGAVTPAVGVGGAGGGSEMAAPARQNRRLPMIDSDEAMGVTAPVQASSGVLAIPDGGVNMDDGLGVGRVQGLAEAQAGEIAEGNATQVVVDGIGTDMPQQLGQPGAIPMSDAGAEAEGGGYLRVPDKATTRRRQAGDGEQVAFLPRMSDPTQMPEAMGGMPASERACRQRLQKLGVKFRDVPRISRGRSCGIEWPVELSGLSGGIQIKPAAQVNCQITEAFARWVKQELVPSTRMRYLSGVSAIHQMSSYSCRTMNSQRGAAMSEHAKGNAIDVGKIVLTSGKAIAIERKGFFAFREKGLLKSVRGDSCKYFSTVLGPGSDRFHKDHFHFDLRARKSGYRHCSL